The following proteins are encoded in a genomic region of Procambarus clarkii isolate CNS0578487 chromosome 23, FALCON_Pclarkii_2.0, whole genome shotgun sequence:
- the LOC138367770 gene encoding protein LIAT1-like, whose amino-acid sequence MLSLTSRHTQISHIDLQIHSDYSHRPPDRLRYSHQSPDTLRYSHQPPDTLRYSQRPPDTLRLLTTTSRHTQITHTDLQKHSDTHTDLHTHSDTNTDLQTHSDYSHRPPDTLRYSHRPPDTLRYSHRPPDTLRYSHRPPDTLRYSHRPPDTLRLLTPTSRHTQILTQTSRHTQITHTDLQTHSDYSHRPPDTLRLLTPTFRHTQITHTDLQTHSDTHTNLQTHSDYSHRPPNTLRYSHRPPDTLRLLTPTFRHTQITHTDLQTHSDTHTNLQTHSDYSHRPPNTLRYSH is encoded by the coding sequence ATGCTCTCATTGACCTCCAGACATACTCAGATTTCTCATATCGACCTCCAGATACACTCAGATTACTCACACCGACCTCCAGACAGACTCAGATACTCTCACCAATCTCCAGACACACTCAGATACTCACACCAACCTCCAGACACACTCAGATACTCACAACGACCTCCAGACACACTCAGATTACTCACAACGACCTCCAGACACACTCAGATTACTCACACCGACCTCCAGAAACACTCAGATACTCACACCGACCTCCATACACACTCAGATACTAACACCGACCTCCAGACACACTCAGATTACTCACACCGACCTCCAGACACACTCAGATACTCACACCGACCTCCAGACACACTCAGATACTCACACCGACCTCCAGACACACTCAGATACTCACACCGACCTCCAGACACACTCAGATACTCACACCGACCTCCAGACACACTCAGATTACTCACACCGACTTCCAGACACACTCAGATACTCACACAGACCTCCAGACACACTCAGATTACTCACACCGACCTCCAGACACACTCAGATTACTCACACCGACCTCCAGACACACTCAGATTACTCACACCGACCTTCAGACACACTCAGATTACTCACACCGACCTCCAAACACACTCAGATACTCACACCAACCTCCAGACACACTCAGATTACTCACACCGACCTCCAAACACACTCAGATACTCACACCGACCTCCAGACACACTCAGATTACTCACACCGACCTTCAGACACACTCAGATTACTCACACCGACCTCCAAACACACTCAGATACTCACACCAACCTCCAGACACACTCAGATTACTCACACCGACCTCCAAACACACTCAGATACTCACACTGA